From a region of the Zingiber officinale cultivar Zhangliang chromosome 4B, Zo_v1.1, whole genome shotgun sequence genome:
- the LOC121978319 gene encoding zinc finger protein ZAT5-like, which yields MAGRLLRCTLPAASWGIKRQRTEGRRPSHPPSVFLSRDEEDCILGLLMLSGALLDLRRGVPPPPQAPKQLLMLPSRSSPPPAETREQESPYLISFPGLMPLLPPPKEKQSPALKQQQQQRQNETLSPATPSTADLRRYECPECGKAFFSYQALGGHKSSHRKRRWAQEQESPYLISFPGLMPPLLPPPEEKQSSLSSPALKQEQQRQNETLSPATPSTADLRRYECPECGKAFSSYQALGGHKSIHRKRRSPSASKTEKQRRVKARRAILCHRFH from the coding sequence ATGGCCGGCAGACTCCTCCGATGCACACTGCCAGCTGCCTCGTGGGGGATAAAGCGCCAGCGAACGGAGGGCCGTCGCCCTTCGCATCCGCCCTCGGTTTTCCTCAGTCGAGATGAGGAGGACTGCATCCTCGGTCTCCTCATGCTGTCGGGTGCCCTGCTCGACCTTCGCCGCGGGGTTCCGCCGCCGCCGCAAGCACCAAAGCAGCTGCTGATGCTTCCTTCCCGATCGTCGCCTCCACCGGCGGAGACGCGGGAGCAAGAATCGCCTTATCTGATCTCATTCCCTGGGCTAATGCCGCTTCTGCCTCCGCCGAAGGAAAAGCAGTCTCCGGCTCTgaaacaacaacaacagcaacggCAGAACGAGACGCTTTCCCCTGCGACGCCTTCAACGGCCGATTTGCGCCGTTACGAGTGCCCAGAATGTGGAAAGGCATTCTTTTCGTACCAGGCCCTCGGCGGCCACAAAAGCAGCCACCGGAAGCGCCGCTGGGCGCAGGAGCAAGAATCGCCGTATCTGATCTCATTCCCTGGGCTAATGCCGCCGCTTCTGCCTCCGCCGGAGGAAAAGCAGTCTTCGCTTTCGTCCCCGGCGCTGAAACAAGAACAGCAGCGGCAGAACGAGACGCTTTCTCCTGCGACGCCTTCAACGGCCGATCTGCGCCGCTACGAGTGCCCAGAATGCGGAAAAGCATTCTCTTCGTACCAGGCACTCGGCGGCCACAAAAGCATCCACCGGAAGCGGCGGTCGCCCAGCGCCTCCAAGACAGAAAAGCAGAGACGCGTCAAGGCGAGAAGAGCAATACTATGCCATCGATTTCACTGA